In Triticum aestivum cultivar Chinese Spring chromosome 5B, IWGSC CS RefSeq v2.1, whole genome shotgun sequence, the following proteins share a genomic window:
- the LOC123116026 gene encoding uncharacterized protein, producing the protein MEGDQLSSPLAGHHHSIDIDIAAEAKSSDAVDGEAGRKWLRKLTSATVNKAVMRDLIARTPMLWYLAERSGTILRPRTRRAAGAEALHAVRAVAIGPFHRGDRGLPFPDDAKLPFMRYLQDQCGLDVDAYVAALSAERDRLRDEFADDDADAGTDKALLDDEEKFLQMLLLDSCFVLVVSMMLSKTGVGEDADSAARAASINREYFILHMAVAQHAEQIKLDMLLLENQVPFAAVKLLVASCGRLKLRHSVEEVVLGCFEDICPKRACLARDAAGAEFHHVLHLFHWSRVPANKYCILSTPLKLLKIKKESERLFPCSVELRHSAVWFRQAAASTCQGDLDMSFWSRPASPVAVMSIPCFHVHEYSAAVLYNMLAFEMRFHWAHGACVTTHVARMEGLVRCPQDATFLRRRGVLSATRLTDAELVYFFRELGAQTVGARLPDEFGEMVDAVACHRRRRVSWWCGGFVLHFFPSPWVAVSLLAAAAIFVVPSMLQTVYTMLGYIKSTAS; encoded by the coding sequence ATGGAGGGCGATCAGCTGAGCAGCCCCCTGGCCGGTCACCACCACAGCATCGACATTGACATCGCGGCGGAGGCGAAATCATCGGACGCCGTCGACGGCGAGGCCGGGCGGAAGTGGCTGCGCAAGCTCACGTCGGCGACTGTGAACAAGGCCGTGATGAGGGACCTCATCGCACGGACGCCCATGCTGTGGTACCTCGCCGAGCGCTCGGGCACCATACTCCGCCCGCGCACCCGCCGCGCCGCGGGCGCCGAGGCGCTCCACGCGGTGCGCGCTGTGGCCATCGGTCCGTTCCACCGCGGCGACCGGGGCCTCCCCTTCCCCGACGACGCCAAGCTCCCGTTCATGCGGTACCTGCAGGACCAGTGCGGGCTCGACGTCGACGCGTACGTGGCGGCGCTGTCGGCGGAGCGCGACCGCCTCCGCGACGAGTTCGCCGACGACGACGCGGACGCGGGGACGGACAAGGCGCTGCTGGACGACGAGGAGAAGTTCCTGCAGATGCTGCTCCTGGACAGCTGCTTCGTCCTCGTCGTGAGCATGATGCTCAGCAAGACTGGCGTCGGCGAGGACGCCGacagcgcggcgcgggcggcgtccATCAACCGGGAGTACTTCATACTGCACATGGCCGTGGCGCAGCACGCCGAGCAGATCAAGCTCGACATGCTGTTGCTCGAGAACCAGGTCCCCTTCGCCGCCGTGAAGCTGCTCGTCGCCTCCTGCGGCAGGctgaagctccgccactccgtcgaGGAGGTGGTACTCGGCTGCTTCGAGGACATCTGCCCGAAGCGGGCGTGCCTCGCCCGCGACGCCGCGGGCGCAGAGTTCCATCACGTCCTGCACCTCTTCCACTGGTCCCGCGTGCCGGCTAACAAATACTGCATCCTCTCGACGCCACTGAAGCTCCTCAAGATCAAGAAGGAGTCGGAGCGGCTGTTCCCCTGCTCCGTGGAGCTGCGGCACTCGGCGGTGTGGTTCCGGCAGGCGGCGGCGTCGACCTGCCAAGGCGACCTCGACATGTCGTTCTGGAGCCGGCCGGCGAGCCCCGTGGCGGTGATGAGCATCCCGTGCTTCCACGTCCACGAGTACAGCGCGGCGGTGCTGTACAACATGCTGGCCTTCGAGATGCGGTTCCACTGGGCGCACGGCGCATGCGTGACGACGCACGTCGCCCGGATGGAGGGACTCGTGCGATGCCCGCAGGACGCGACGTTTCTGCGCCGGCGAGGTGTCCTTTCCGCCACGCGGCTGACGGACGCGGAACTTGTCTACTTCTTCCGGGAGCTCGGGGCGCAGACAGTCGGCGCGAGGCTGCCGGATGAGTTCGGCGAGATGGTCGACGCGGTGGCGTGCCACCGAAGGCGGCGGGTGAGCTGGTGGTGCGGCGGGTTCGTGCTGCACTTCTTCCCGTCGCCGTGGGTGGCCGTCTCGCTTCTCGCGGCGGCCGCAATTTTCGTCGTGCCGTCCATGCTGCAGACGGTGTATACCATGCTCGGCTATATCAAAAGTACTGCTAGTTAA